In Candidatus Desulforudis audaxviator MP104C, a genomic segment contains:
- a CDS encoding LytR/AlgR family response regulator transcription factor: protein MLLRTLIVDDEYPAREELRYLLGRCGSVQVIGEAADAQEALKLIKAVAYDVIFLDIRMPGISGIGLARELRTQKNAPVVVFVTAYEEYALDAFGVGAVDYLIKPVTEKRLSEVIARLKERFRPEKDKPFAAVAITRRGNIVPVPTQEITHIYAESDRVIVCTAGERASAPYTLEELARRLPQDIFFRSHRSFIVNLKFIKEIKPDLNGTYVLQINDRQNSEVPVSRSRVSALKERLGLPKRLRYGNRSM, encoded by the coding sequence ATGCTCCTCCGAACCTTGATTGTGGACGATGAATATCCCGCTAGAGAGGAGTTGCGTTATCTTCTTGGCCGCTGCGGCTCCGTGCAGGTGATTGGCGAGGCTGCCGACGCGCAAGAGGCGCTGAAACTCATCAAGGCGGTCGCCTATGACGTTATCTTCCTTGACATTCGTATGCCCGGCATCAGCGGTATTGGGCTGGCCCGCGAGCTGCGCACCCAGAAAAACGCGCCAGTCGTCGTGTTTGTCACCGCCTATGAGGAATATGCCCTGGATGCGTTCGGTGTCGGCGCTGTCGATTACCTGATCAAACCGGTGACCGAGAAAAGGCTCTCTGAAGTCATCGCTCGGCTAAAAGAGCGCTTCAGACCGGAAAAAGACAAACCCTTTGCCGCCGTGGCCATAACCAGACGCGGGAATATCGTTCCGGTGCCGACGCAGGAGATTACCCACATCTACGCGGAGAGCGACCGCGTGATTGTCTGCACTGCTGGCGAGCGGGCGAGTGCCCCCTATACCCTGGAAGAGTTGGCCCGGCGGTTGCCCCAGGACATATTTTTCCGTTCACACCGGAGCTTCATCGTCAATTTGAAGTTCATCAAGGAGATTAAGCCGGACCTGAACGGTACTTACGTTCTGCAGATCAACGACCGGCAGAACAGTGAGGTGCCAGTGAGTCGGAGCCGCGTTTCCGCCCTGAAGGAAAGACTCGGCCTTCCCAAGCGCCTGCGTTATGGGAACCGAAGCATGTGA
- a CDS encoding aspartate 1-decarboxylase, translating into MLEWHLVAAARLAVPGDRVIVMAYAWCSGSEVRGAPVVVLVDARNRVAKVLAAEDFPSLDMTGPEK; encoded by the coding sequence ATGCTGGAATGGCACCTGGTGGCCGCCGCCCGCCTGGCTGTACCGGGGGACCGGGTAATTGTCATGGCCTACGCCTGGTGTTCCGGGAGCGAAGTCCGGGGGGCGCCGGTGGTGGTGCTCGTCGACGCCCGCAACCGGGTCGCCAAAGTTTTAGCTGCGGAGGATTTTCCGTCACTTGACATGACCGGGCCGGAGAAATAG
- the nadA gene encoding quinolinate synthase NadA encodes MDISDELVAEINELRRRRKAIILSHYYQRPEVQDIADFVGDSLQLSRTAAATEAEVIVFCGVHFMAETAAILSPYKTVVLPDLRAGCPMADMAEVESLRSKKAELGDPVVVSYVNTTADVKAESDICCTSANVVRVIESISPDRRILFVPDRNLGAYAARQTGRELVLWPGFCCVHDDILPEHILRAKRKHPEALVVVHPECRPDVIDLADKVASTSGMVQFVRDSSFREFIIGTEEGITHQMGKLCPGKKFYLPSRGMVCGSMKLITLTKVRDALKRLEPRITVPEHIRYRALQSLERMLAL; translated from the coding sequence GTGGACATATCCGATGAATTAGTTGCCGAGATAAATGAATTGCGCCGGAGACGCAAGGCGATAATTCTCAGCCATTACTACCAGCGCCCTGAAGTTCAAGATATTGCCGACTTTGTGGGGGACTCGCTCCAGCTGTCCCGGACGGCCGCTGCCACCGAGGCTGAGGTGATCGTCTTCTGCGGCGTGCACTTCATGGCGGAAACCGCGGCGATTCTATCCCCGTACAAAACCGTGGTCTTACCCGATCTGCGTGCAGGGTGCCCCATGGCTGACATGGCCGAGGTGGAGTCGCTGCGCAGCAAAAAGGCGGAACTCGGCGACCCGGTGGTGGTTTCCTACGTCAACACCACGGCGGACGTCAAGGCGGAGAGTGATATCTGCTGCACCTCCGCCAACGTGGTGCGGGTAATCGAGTCCATTTCCCCGGACCGCCGGATTCTGTTTGTGCCCGACCGGAACCTGGGGGCTTACGCTGCGCGGCAGACCGGACGGGAACTGGTGCTGTGGCCCGGGTTTTGCTGTGTGCACGACGACATACTTCCGGAGCATATACTGCGGGCGAAGCGAAAACACCCGGAGGCCCTCGTGGTGGTGCATCCCGAGTGCCGTCCCGACGTGATCGACCTGGCCGACAAAGTGGCGAGCACTTCCGGAATGGTGCAGTTCGTGCGGGACTCCAGTTTCCGGGAGTTTATTATCGGCACCGAAGAGGGCATCACCCACCAGATGGGCAAGCTTTGCCCCGGCAAGAAGTTTTATCTGCCGTCCAGGGGAATGGTATGTGGTAGTATGAAGCTCATCACCCTGACCAAAGTCCGTGATGCGTTGAAAAGACTTGAACCCCGGATCACCGTACCGGAACACATCCGGTACCGGGCGCTTCAGTCCCTGGAGCGGATGCTGGCCTTGTAG
- the nadC gene encoding carboxylating nicotinate-nucleotide diphosphorylase, whose amino-acid sequence MNEFELDRLIRTALTEDIGAGDWTTAATVAAGTPAAGVLRSREAGVVAGLEVARRVFAVLDPRIQFQNRVTDGNQVERGTVLAEVSGAARPILTGERVALNFLCHLSGIATRTRRLKELVAGYPVRLVDTRKTTPGLRMLEKYAVRVGGGHNHRFALDDGVLIKDNHIAVAGGITAAVRAARAAVHHLLKIEVEVEDLDGVREALAAGADVILLDNMPPPLIKEAVRLVGGRAVLEASGNVDEQNIREIAATGVNLISLGRLTHSVPYLDIGLDLDAPGAQPAG is encoded by the coding sequence ATGAATGAATTCGAGCTGGACCGGCTGATCAGGACGGCCCTGACCGAGGACATCGGCGCGGGGGACTGGACCACCGCCGCCACCGTTGCCGCCGGAACCCCGGCCGCCGGCGTCCTGCGCAGCCGGGAAGCCGGGGTGGTGGCCGGGCTGGAGGTGGCGCGGCGGGTTTTTGCCGTGCTGGATCCCCGGATACAATTTCAGAACCGGGTTACAGACGGAAACCAAGTGGAAAGGGGCACGGTGCTGGCTGAGGTAAGCGGGGCGGCGCGCCCCATTTTGACCGGTGAGCGGGTCGCGCTTAATTTCCTGTGCCACCTGTCGGGAATCGCCACCCGGACCCGGCGGCTCAAGGAACTGGTTGCCGGCTATCCGGTCCGCCTGGTGGATACCCGCAAGACTACACCTGGTCTCCGGATGCTGGAAAAATACGCCGTGCGTGTGGGCGGCGGGCACAACCACCGTTTTGCCCTTGACGACGGCGTCCTGATCAAGGACAACCACATCGCGGTCGCCGGGGGGATCACCGCGGCCGTTCGTGCCGCCCGCGCCGCCGTTCACCACTTGCTGAAGATCGAAGTGGAGGTTGAGGATCTGGACGGAGTCCGGGAGGCGCTGGCCGCCGGGGCCGACGTCATTCTCCTCGACAACATGCCCCCGCCGTTGATCAAAGAAGCCGTGCGTCTCGTGGGCGGGCGGGCAGTGCTGGAAGCATCCGGCAACGTGGACGAACAGAACATCCGGGAAATAGCCGCCACCGGAGTGAACCTCATCTCCCTCGGCCGCCTGACGCATTCGGTCCCGTACCTGGACATCGGTCTGGATCTTGATGCGCCGGGCGCTCAGCCCGCGGGATAG
- a CDS encoding GreA/GreB family elongation factor, with the protein MASIIELSNHAYKYFTGQLAQMEAQKLALFEDFFTAYAPGVPIDDRTEVRLFLDDYLNRVRELLARARVVEGQCPPLPLTLIGCDIRVEDLDRGHSEMFRVVSPYEINPAAGHVSFLSPVGRGLLLKEPGQVLAVQAPGGTFRYRVVSVTYPAG; encoded by the coding sequence ATGGCATCAATAATCGAATTGTCGAATCACGCTTATAAATATTTTACCGGCCAACTGGCCCAAATGGAGGCACAAAAGCTTGCTCTTTTCGAGGATTTTTTCACGGCATACGCCCCCGGAGTACCCATCGACGACCGTACAGAAGTCCGCCTGTTCCTGGATGACTACCTGAACCGAGTTCGTGAACTGCTTGCCCGGGCCCGGGTGGTTGAGGGCCAGTGCCCGCCGCTGCCGCTGACGCTGATCGGTTGCGACATCCGGGTGGAGGACCTGGACCGGGGACACAGCGAGATGTTCCGGGTTGTCTCCCCCTACGAGATCAACCCCGCCGCCGGCCATGTTTCCTTTCTCTCCCCCGTGGGCAGAGGTCTTCTGCTCAAAGAGCCGGGACAGGTCTTGGCAGTTCAGGCCCCGGGCGGCACGTTCCGGTACCGGGTGGTCTCGGTAACCTATCCCGCGGGCTGA
- a CDS encoding biotin--[acetyl-CoA-carboxylase] ligase yields MKSSVLEYLKTSPSYVSGAEISRKLAISRTAVWKHIRALRAEGYRIEARSRLGYRLLAVPDLVSPEAVQPGLVTVFCGRNYLYHPTLSSTNDQAKESARRGAPEGTTIVAEEQSGGRGRLGRSWHSPRGGLWFSVVLRPPLPPARAPEAVFVAAVAGVEALAAYPGVQVGLKWPNDFVWRGRKLGGILTEVTGELDQINHLVVGIGLNVNLDLQDFPPELRTGVTSVREITGGDVSRSELLRQLLAALEHWYLVWLKQGFTPVLAAWKRHNACLDRLLRVLTPEGELVGRAVDVDADGALLLATAGGVRRVVTGELQVEGDRWTT; encoded by the coding sequence ATGAAATCTTCCGTGCTGGAGTACCTGAAGACAAGCCCGAGTTACGTTTCCGGGGCGGAGATTTCCCGGAAACTGGCTATTTCACGGACGGCGGTCTGGAAGCACATCCGGGCCCTCCGGGCGGAGGGTTACCGGATCGAAGCCCGTTCCCGCCTGGGCTACCGCCTGCTGGCGGTACCTGACCTGGTGAGCCCGGAAGCGGTTCAGCCCGGTCTGGTCACGGTCTTTTGCGGCCGGAACTATCTGTACCACCCCACCCTTTCTTCCACCAACGATCAAGCCAAGGAGTCGGCCCGGCGAGGGGCCCCCGAGGGAACTACGATCGTGGCCGAGGAACAGTCGGGCGGCCGGGGCCGCCTGGGCCGGAGCTGGCATTCGCCCCGGGGCGGGCTTTGGTTCTCGGTGGTACTCCGCCCGCCCCTGCCGCCGGCGCGGGCCCCGGAGGCCGTGTTTGTGGCGGCAGTGGCCGGGGTGGAGGCGTTGGCCGCTTACCCCGGCGTCCAGGTCGGGCTGAAATGGCCGAACGACTTTGTCTGGCGTGGCAGGAAGCTCGGTGGGATTCTGACCGAGGTGACCGGCGAACTGGACCAGATCAACCACCTGGTGGTGGGCATAGGGTTGAACGTCAACCTCGATCTTCAGGACTTCCCGCCCGAACTCCGGACCGGAGTCACCTCCGTCCGGGAGATCACCGGGGGAGACGTTTCCCGGTCCGAGCTTCTACGGCAGCTGCTGGCCGCTCTGGAGCACTGGTACCTGGTCTGGTTGAAGCAGGGATTCACTCCCGTACTGGCGGCCTGGAAAAGGCACAACGCCTGCCTGGACCGCCTGTTGCGGGTTTTGACCCCCGAAGGCGAACTGGTAGGCCGCGCGGTGGATGTGGACGCGGACGGGGCTCTCTTGCTGGCCACCGCCGGGGGAGTCCGGAGAGTGGTCACCGGGGAGTTGCAGGTGGAGGGGGATAGATGGACAACGTGA
- a CDS encoding type III pantothenate kinase has protein sequence MDNVKTILVVDVGNTNIVLGVYAGENLLAHWRLSTKRQWTADEFGILLKQLLLDRGLKASDIQAAVVSSVVPPLNTTVDQACRHYFGVPPLLVGPGVKTGMPIRYENPREVGADRIVNAIAAQERYGRPLILVDFGTATTFCAISTRGEYLGGIIAPGISISCEALFERAAKLPRVELVRPPTIIGRNTVQSIQSGIIYGYAGLVDAIVRRMRTEMEGTPRVVATGGLAELIAQETETVEVVDPLLTLLGLRLVYERNLPPA, from the coding sequence ATGGACAACGTGAAAACGATTCTGGTTGTGGACGTGGGCAACACCAATATCGTCCTGGGAGTCTACGCGGGGGAAAACCTGCTGGCCCACTGGCGTTTGAGCACCAAGCGGCAGTGGACCGCCGACGAGTTCGGCATCCTGCTCAAGCAGCTGCTTTTGGACCGGGGTTTAAAGGCTTCGGACATCCAGGCCGCCGTGGTTTCGTCGGTTGTGCCACCCCTGAACACCACCGTTGACCAAGCCTGCCGGCACTACTTCGGTGTTCCCCCGCTCCTGGTCGGGCCCGGGGTGAAGACCGGGATGCCCATCCGGTACGAAAATCCGCGAGAGGTAGGCGCCGACCGGATTGTTAACGCCATCGCGGCGCAGGAACGCTACGGCCGGCCGCTGATCCTGGTCGACTTCGGCACCGCTACCACCTTCTGCGCGATTTCCACACGCGGGGAATACCTGGGGGGCATCATCGCCCCCGGGATCAGCATCTCCTGCGAGGCCCTCTTTGAGCGGGCGGCCAAGCTGCCCCGGGTGGAACTGGTGCGTCCGCCGACGATCATCGGGCGGAACACCGTGCAAAGCATCCAGTCCGGGATCATTTACGGCTACGCCGGATTGGTCGACGCTATCGTGCGGCGGATGCGCACGGAGATGGAGGGCACGCCCCGGGTGGTGGCCACCGGCGGCCTGGCGGAACTGATCGCGCAGGAAACAGAGACGGTCGAGGTCGTTGACCCGCTGTTGACGCTCTTGGGGCTGCGCCTGGTGTACGAGCGCAACCTGCCCCCGGCCTGA
- the dusB gene encoding tRNA dihydrouridine synthase DusB yields the protein MSFVIGKITIPNRVVAAPMAGITDRAFRDLAREMGCGLTWTEMISAQALIQGNRRTAELLEVSGEHPIAVQVFGSDPNTMVRAARLAAEAGADIVDLNMGCPTPKIVKSCEGAALMRDPERAGEIVAAVAAAVPVPVTVKMRKGWDEGYPSAVELARAVAQAGAAAVTVHGRLRSEFFGGRADWSVIGAVKQAVSIPVIGNGDVRIGPDAARMLAETRCDAVMIGRAALGNPWVFRQVRDCLETGQEPPPPTMDERVAMALRHFDLLIRYKGEARAVQEMRKHAAWYTRGLRGSARLRERLHAADTAASLRSLITGVPDLDRRVPSSERRRRYH from the coding sequence TTGTCTTTTGTTATCGGCAAGATTACCATCCCCAACCGGGTCGTCGCAGCGCCCATGGCCGGGATCACCGACCGTGCCTTCCGGGACCTGGCCCGGGAGATGGGCTGCGGTTTGACCTGGACCGAGATGATTTCGGCTCAAGCCCTGATCCAAGGGAACCGCCGGACCGCCGAACTCCTGGAGGTGTCCGGGGAGCACCCGATCGCCGTTCAGGTTTTCGGGTCCGACCCGAACACCATGGTCCGTGCCGCCCGGCTGGCGGCTGAAGCCGGGGCCGATATCGTGGACCTTAACATGGGCTGCCCCACGCCCAAGATAGTCAAGAGCTGTGAAGGCGCCGCGCTGATGCGTGACCCGGAAAGGGCCGGGGAAATCGTGGCGGCGGTGGCGGCTGCTGTACCAGTGCCGGTGACCGTAAAAATGCGCAAGGGCTGGGACGAGGGTTACCCCAGTGCCGTGGAATTGGCGCGGGCGGTGGCGCAGGCCGGTGCGGCCGCGGTCACGGTGCACGGGCGCCTGCGTTCCGAGTTTTTTGGCGGCAGGGCGGACTGGAGCGTAATCGGGGCGGTGAAGCAGGCGGTGTCTATACCGGTTATTGGTAACGGGGACGTGAGAATCGGACCGGACGCGGCCCGGATGCTGGCCGAGACCAGGTGCGACGCCGTAATGATCGGCCGGGCGGCGCTGGGCAACCCTTGGGTTTTCAGGCAGGTACGTGACTGCCTGGAGACCGGTCAAGAACCCCCGCCGCCGACTATGGATGAGCGGGTGGCCATGGCCCTGCGCCACTTTGATTTGTTGATCCGGTACAAAGGCGAGGCTAGGGCCGTCCAGGAGATGCGTAAGCACGCCGCCTGGTACACCCGGGGTTTGCGCGGTTCGGCCCGGCTGCGGGAACGGCTTCACGCCGCGGACACGGCCGCATCCCTACGCAGTCTTATCACGGGTGTCCCCGATTTGGACAGGCGGGTGCCGTCATCCGAACGAAGGAGGAGATATCACTAG
- a CDS encoding calcium/sodium antiporter: protein MLTIVFLLGAGLALLLSGAEWLVRGGGRLAFYLGISPLVIGLTVVAFGTSAPELATSVFAAYHGRGDIALGNVVGSNIVNIGLVLGLAGLLVPIRVDTTLNTRLIPFLLLISLMLWVFALGLQISRVQGLVLLLLFGLYIWYCLKTVRPDAGKLPAPAVHRGESEVRAEEGGRLSAGGRAGPLVKSLFLVVAGLVMLGAGAELFVRGAVEFAHQVGVSEAVVGVTVVALGTSLPELVASVMAAAKRLPSMALGNIVGSNIFNILCIIGVSAGAFPFAVSPSLVNFSLPTMVGFTVLLMVICFTRKRVSRAEAGISILFTAMYAAGLLRFS from the coding sequence ATGCTGACGATCGTTTTTTTGTTGGGGGCCGGGCTGGCCCTGTTGCTAAGCGGGGCGGAGTGGCTGGTGCGCGGCGGCGGCCGCCTGGCTTTTTACCTGGGGATCTCCCCCCTGGTCATCGGTCTGACGGTGGTCGCTTTTGGTACTTCGGCGCCGGAACTGGCCACGAGTGTGTTCGCCGCCTACCACGGCCGGGGAGACATCGCCCTGGGCAACGTGGTGGGGAGCAATATCGTCAATATCGGGCTGGTGTTGGGCTTGGCCGGGCTCCTCGTCCCCATCAGGGTGGACACTACCCTGAACACCCGGCTGATCCCCTTCCTGCTCCTCATTTCCTTAATGCTGTGGGTATTCGCCCTTGGACTGCAAATTTCTCGGGTTCAGGGGCTGGTTCTCCTGTTACTGTTCGGGCTGTACATCTGGTACTGCCTAAAAACGGTCCGGCCGGACGCCGGAAAGCTCCCCGCACCCGCGGTACACAGAGGTGAATCGGAGGTCCGGGCTGAAGAAGGGGGTCGATTGAGTGCCGGTGGAAGAGCCGGTCCTTTGGTGAAATCCCTGTTTCTGGTCGTGGCCGGTCTGGTGATGCTGGGTGCCGGTGCCGAGTTGTTCGTCCGCGGGGCGGTGGAATTCGCCCACCAGGTCGGGGTGAGTGAAGCGGTGGTGGGGGTCACGGTGGTGGCCCTGGGCACGTCGCTGCCGGAACTCGTCGCTTCGGTAATGGCGGCCGCCAAGAGGCTGCCGTCCATGGCCCTCGGTAACATCGTGGGGAGCAACATTTTCAATATCCTGTGCATCATCGGGGTGTCGGCCGGCGCTTTCCCCTTCGCCGTATCGCCATCCCTGGTAAACTTTTCTCTACCGACAATGGTCGGATTCACCGTGCTGTTGATGGTGATCTGCTTCACCCGGAAAAGGGTGAGCCGGGCTGAAGCAGGAATTTCAATCCTGTTCACCGCCATGTACGCAGCCGGACTGCTGCGTTTTTCCTAA